The genomic region TAATGGCCGGCATCTGGAACGACCGCTACCTGAACATTGGTGGCGACCTCTCGAAGCATTTCCCCATTCACGTCAGAAAACAGATTGGCCGCCCCGGCCACCCCCAGGACGGGCAACGTAAGCCGGCCGGCATCGACCAAGGCCGCTCGGTTGTCGCGATCGTCTCTTGCGAAGGCGCGGTAGAGCTCGAAACCTGCACGCATGGCGCCGGGTTGCTCGAAGTGGGCGGCATAGACAGACAAGTCCTCGAGTGTGATCGCTTCCGGATTGAAGGTCGCGCCGTCGAAGAACAGTTTCAGGTAGGTTCGTTCTCGTCCCGCCGTCAGCTGCTCGGGCACGTCCAGCGCCTGGTGGAAGAAGAAGTGCCAATGACGCATATCGACCCTGAGTCGTTCGTACACGTCCGTCCCCGGCAGCGTTGCTTCCATCAGGGTCAGCGTCGACAGCTCGTCACGGAATCGAAGCGCGTACGCCAAAGACACCATCGAGCCAATATCGTGGCCAACCAGACTGATCGGCTCGTTGACCCGCAGGATTTCGCGCAACAGCACCCGCACATCCCCGGCCATCGTCCATTTGTCGTATCCGCTCGCGGGGCGCGAAGAACTGCCCGCGCCTCGATAATCAATACATACGACACTGTTGCCTGCACGCACTAGCGGCGCGGCGACATGTCGCCAACTGTGCCAAGTTTGGGGGTATCCATGCAGCAGGACCACCGTGTGCTCACCCACACCTGCCCGCGCGTAGTGAAGTCGTACTCCCGGAGCCACTTCAGATGACCCGTGGCTCCACTCTGTGGAATCAGTGCTCATATGCATCCCCTTCGGTGCACGATTTCGAGTCGGCGAAGGCGGCGAAGGACTTGATGTGGGGCTACGCGCGCTTGTGTAACGATACACAGCAGGTTCTGAAAGGTGAAGCCGTCCCGTGTCGCGATCCGGTGGCGCGGTCGCTACGCAGCGGGTCGGGGGTCGTTGCCGTATGCTCTTTTACGACACAGTGTCGGATAAGGGAGCGTCACCATGGATGCGGAGACCGATCGCGCCGAGATCATCGAGCTGTTCGGGCGGTACGCCGACATTGCGGACCTGAAGGAGTTCACCGACCTGCCCCGGCGCGTCCACACGGATCCGTTGACCATCGACTTCGAGTCGGTCACCGGGATGCCACCGATGACGGTTCCGTTGAGCGACTACGGTGCTGCGCTCCGCGCCTCCTTCGGGGCCTTTTCCGCGACCCATCACGCGATCACCGGGCACGTCGTGACCATCGACAGCGACCGCGCGACGATCCACGCGCACGTCCGCGCCGAGCACTGGCTTCCCGCGGAGGTGGCCGGCGACGGCCCCGATCGCTGGCTGGTGGTCGGCTTCTACGACAACGAGGCGGTTCGGACGGCCGACGGCTGGCGGCTCAGCAGCGTGAAGCTCACCGCTTCGTACCAGGAGAACGCGCACCTGGCGCGTGCCGCTGCAGCAGGGCAGGCAGGTTAAGTGCCGCGGATCCGTGGCGGCAGCCTCGCGGAACATCACGAGCTGGTATGGGCCGACCTCGCGGACGCGACGCGCCGCCTCCTGCTGGAGCGCGACTACGACTCGATCAACCTGGGTCACATCGCGGCCGAGGCCGGGATCGCGCGGAACACCCTCTACAACTACGCCCCCGACAAGGC from Kribbella flavida DSM 17836 harbors:
- a CDS encoding alpha/beta fold hydrolase; this encodes MHMSTDSTEWSHGSSEVAPGVRLHYARAGVGEHTVVLLHGYPQTWHSWRHVAAPLVRAGNSVVCIDYRGAGSSSRPASGYDKWTMAGDVRVLLREILRVNEPISLVGHDIGSMVSLAYALRFRDELSTLTLMEATLPGTDVYERLRVDMRHWHFFFHQALDVPEQLTAGRERTYLKLFFDGATFNPEAITLEDLSVYAAHFEQPGAMRAGFELYRAFARDDRDNRAALVDAGRLTLPVLGVAGAANLFSDVNGEMLREVATNVQVAVVPDAGHYVQEENPAGLLDVLIPFIDHNARRKK
- a CDS encoding nuclear transport factor 2 family protein, with the translated sequence MDAETDRAEIIELFGRYADIADLKEFTDLPRRVHTDPLTIDFESVTGMPPMTVPLSDYGAALRASFGAFSATHHAITGHVVTIDSDRATIHAHVRAEHWLPAEVAGDGPDRWLVVGFYDNEAVRTADGWRLSSVKLTASYQENAHLARAAAAGQAG